From the genome of Malus domestica chromosome 04, GDT2T_hap1, one region includes:
- the LOC103433532 gene encoding uncharacterized protein translates to MDDTLDAAFWLPTQILNDDDAPAMELNSKTKKSGGYGFDTDAPKALFPFEFPYGGAFGVSSDFSSPVESSETESDEEDYLVGLTRQMARSTLDDEFKYSDSAFAFEKPKGWVASGSPQSTLCAVGSGCGCGQGSSRGSPNAQSPPATWDLLHAAAGEVAKMRINQSRGLLGPPRKPSPVSVPTNNHPDAAYYYHQQSLSHKHLRAAQFELLRQQQMMKEQNAAVWGAQTRYPPAQTQLQHHLNHQTRARNNTPNILNARPLGLSPSAWPPLQQAQRQQQYNKNGFGFRAVYVGNQNPSAKVDRSGTGVFLPRQVGPQFEPRKKQVCSTALLPARVVQALNLNVDDMQQQPQLQRRFNGRLNSDYEVALQLRSKAAATRTATLQQKRNIWPQPAASNEIRLPQEWTY, encoded by the exons ATGGACGATACGTTAGACGCTGCGTTTTGGCTCCCGACCCAGATTCTCAACGACGACGACGCACCGGCCATGGAGCTCAACTCAAAGACGAAGAAAAGTGGCGGGTATGGGTTTGACACTGACGCTCCGAAAGCTCTGTTCCCGTTTGAGTTTCCTTACGGCGGCGCTTTTGGGGTTTCGTCGGATTTTAGTTCGCCGGTCGAGTCGAGCGAGACTGAGAGCGACGAGGAAGACTACCTCGTTGGGTTGACCCGCCAAATGGCTCGCTCCACTCTCGACGACGAGTTCAAATACTCCGACTCTGCTTTCGCCTTCGAGAAGCCAAAg GGTTGGGTCGCTTCTGGTTCTCCCCAATCGACTCTCTGCGCAGTCGGGAGCGGTTGCGGTTGCGGACAGGGCTCGAGCCGTGGAAGCCCTAACGCCCAGTCGCCGCCGGCCACCTGGGATCTGCTGCATGCGGCTGCAGGGGAAGTAGCCAAGATGCGCATCAACCAAAGCAGAGGCCTCCTGGGTCCTCCAAGAAAGCCTTCCCCTGTCTCGGTCCCCACCAACAACCACCCAGATGCTGCTTATTACTACCACCAGCAATCTCTTTCTCACAAGCACTTGCGAGCCGCTCAG TTTGAGCTGTTGAGGCAGCAACAGATGATGAAGGAGCAGAACGCGGCGGTCTGGGGAGCACAAACTCGATATCCTCCGGCGCAGACTCAGCTGCAGCATCACCTAAACCACCAAACAAGAGCGAGAAACAACACTCCCAACATTCTCAATGCTCGGCCTCTGGGTTTGTCGCCATCTGCATGGCCGCCTCTGCAACAAGCTCAGCGGCAGCAACAGTACAACAAAAACGGTTTCGGATTCAGAGCGGTTTATGTTGGAAACCAAAACCCATCTGCGAAAGTTGACCGTTCCGGCACCGGCGTCTTCTTACCCCGCCAAGTCGGCCCCCAATTCGAACCCCGCAAGAAGCAAG TTTGTTCCACAGCTCTACTCCCAGCTAGAGTTGTGCAGGCTCTGAACTTGAACGTTGACGACATGCAGCAACAGCCCCAGCTTCAGCGTCGTTTTAATGGCAGACTGAACTCTGATTACG AGGTTGCTCTTCAGCTTCGGAGTAAGGCCGCCGCCACCAGAACCGCCACTTTGCAGCAGAAGCGCAATATTTGGCCGCAGCCGGCAGCGAGCAACGAGATTAGGCTCCCCCAGGAGTGGACTTACTAg